ggggggggggtggtgttagTTTGAGTGAGTGTTTTGTGTGAGGGCCTGGTTTTAGAAGCAAGTACAAACTTTGCACACCATTCTACTTACTATTAAaatacagttacaaaaaaaaaaaaaaaaaaaaaaaaaagtcatgttatTTTCAACGTATTTGTAAGGCTTTATGAAAGTCACTGacaaatataatgcatttcaGTATGCATTAAAagtatttaagaaaaatgaaaaacgcTAGCTGCAATAGCAGCCAACCTATGTAATCTGCTAAAAGATGAAGACCATTCCGGTAGAAAGCTGAATAAAATACACAGTAGCCATTGACGGTGCTGATTTCGTCCTGTCATGTCACTCGTTGAAGAAGTACTGATTTTGTTACTGTAACTTTAGATTGGTCTTGTTCGATTGGGCGCTTGATTAGTTATAGCTACGCGATTTTAACCTAAATGTTGGCGCCACCTTGCGGCATAGTAGCTTCATCACAGGTATTAAGGTGGAAGTGTTTTCTCATTTCCTGAAGCGCCGTTCAGGGTGGGACAGCGGAAGTATTGTGCTTGCACAGGGACAGTCTGacacaatttctttctttttagatttCACTTGAATAAAATAGACTCAACATGCCGGTGAGTTTTGTTTAATATAAGCGCTCGTTTTGTCTGTTGCTCTTGGGTGTACAGATTTCGTTTTTATTGAAATTCATAATTTAATTATGTAAATGGCGGAGCAGGCATGAATACAACAGGAAGTAAATTCCACGGCCTGATCAAATtaaatacactttgttttttCCTCATTTAATTAATACGATTATAGTGTCCTGGGTAAGAGTCCTGCAAGCCTAAACGGTATACAACACCCATAACAATATGCTCCGTACCGTGTACAACACACTAGCTGGACTTTGCGTACAGACAGAGAAAGAAgtacctttttaattttcttgtgCGTGCttgttatttaatattagacGTTTAAAAGTTGCACTATGCATAGTGCAGTAGTATTTTATATTTCGtgacatgctgtttttttaagcTTTGATGTTATaagtttaaatacaaatgtgtaatAATATAAAGCACTGTCTAACGCCTTATTTCTAcgtttgttttaaaagcacttcTTGTTAAACGTAGACCGTTTCAGGTCCTCTTTGGTCATGTAACTGTTCCCTTTTTGGCAGGCTTACCACTCCTCTCTCATGGACCCTAATACCAAATTCATTGGTAACATGGCTCTGCTGCCCCTCCGAACACAATTCAAAGGGCCAGCTCCCAGAGAAAGTAAGTTTAGCTTCCCCAGACTTTGTACTGTTTTTACTAATCCTAAACAAAGCAAAATTTAGATAGCAATCTGTGTAAGCTGTACATTTTGTAGGCTAGGATACATTAAGAATTTCAAGACACCCAattcatagcagtttgatccatacctgtttttactatgagtttaatagaaTAGTCTTGAGCTTGTTCCAGTACTCTGCAGggaatcaagcttgtagtaaaaccaggaatgggtgaaactgctctgaaatatgagtcttatttccatctctgaattaaactgaacccaggcctccagagatgAAAAGGTCCAAGTACTGAATGTATTAAACTAGCCTTTGCCCCATCTAGGCTATTGCTTTTGCTTGCAGTTATTTTCAGGGTGAAAATGACTCGCgcaaatgtaaaacaaagctACTGGCTTACTTTTAGACTCTTGCTTGTTTCTGACCTCATTGTGTTTGCATTCCCTCCTTCTTCTTTAGCCAAAGATACAGACATCCTCGATGAAGCCATCTACTATTTTAAAGCCAATGTCTTCTTCAAAAATTATGAAATCAAGGTAAGAAAATACAAAGTGATGGGCCCTGTTCTCTAAACCTGTGAGCTGTTTTCACCCTTTATCAATATCGTGACCATGTAGTAACGCCTCATTAGTGTTATTCAATGGGCATAGACAATCTAATATTAAAAGTAATAGTTTCACATGCACAAAAGTGTCCTAGACTGAATAGCTTCATGGACATCAAACTGtatattcataaatattttaaaaataaaacagtaggttTCGGTAGTAAAAATGCATGTTGTGTGCTGTGCAGCTCAGCAAACCGCTACACCAAGCCCTGGTGTTTGGCTCCAGGGCTCCTACTGTGTGTAGGAGAAGCATGCCTGAGCCTATTGTGGTCTGTCCTTTCTACAGCCTCACAGTTTTATTGTGCTGCTGAAGCTTCATCTCAATATATCTTTATAAGTCACAAAAACCACACATTTAAGATGATCTTCAGTTATTCTATTTCCCTACCAACAAATAAGACTTGCAGAATTAAATTGCTGACAAGCCTCGCCTTTACCACTCTTTACCCTGTTCTGACTAAAATGGTTGTTCTCATTACAGAATGAAGCAGACAGGACTTTGATTTATGTAACTCTGTACATTTCTGAATGTCTAAAGAAACTTCAGAAGGTAAGAAATGCTGTGGAAAGGCCCTCATATTGCAATATGACTTTCTGAATGCAGATTTTCAGTTTGCAGGGAGGTTGTGAATTGATGATTAGTGACCAGTGGCCATAAAAAGTTATGCAAATAAGGAAGTAGTGAGTATCATAAAAGTACAGGATTATCAATCACTAAGTATACTGTAGCAAATGCCACTTTATAATATTTAATAGACAATAGGAGGTTAACAACTGAACACAAGTTAGTCGCTGACGTTGAACTTTATTTTAACAACATCTATGATTCTGTCTCAAAGATCAATAATCCCCCACAGCCTAGTAGATAATAGCAGTGAGTAGCTGCAGCAAGTTGAAAAGTTCAATAGCTATACAAATCTGTGGTATGAAGTGTGTGGACTTCCCATTGTTTTCAGTGCAACTCCCGAAGCCAGGGAGAGAAGGAGATGTACACTCTGGGGATTACCAACTTCCCAATGCCTGGGGAGCCAGGGTTCCCTCTGAACGGCATGTACGCCAAGCCCACCAACAAGCAGGAGGAAGGTGAGAGGGGTCCAGGTCTTTCCTCTGGTGTACATGCTCCACAGCTAATCTAAACACTCCCTCGTAATGGAACTTTTTTACAGTGTGCTGTGATTGTGGCTCCCCTTTTCCAGTTCCACTTGTGGACGTCAATTGATCTGTTCAATTGATCTGGTCTGTGACGGGACTTAGTAACACGACCATTTAGGTCATTGAAGTAGGGCCTCTTGATTACCAAGCTTATGGAAATCAAATACTTAGCTCTGTCTCTAGTGTATTTCACCCAGAACAATTGGTAAACTCATGGAGGGTCATCATGTAATGATGTTAATGATA
Above is a window of Polyodon spathula isolate WHYD16114869_AA chromosome 25, ASM1765450v1, whole genome shotgun sequence DNA encoding:
- the LOC121300050 gene encoding actin-related protein 2/3 complex subunit 3; this encodes MPAYHSSLMDPNTKFIGNMALLPLRTQFKGPAPRETKDTDILDEAIYYFKANVFFKNYEIKNEADRTLIYVTLYISECLKKLQKCNSRSQGEKEMYTLGITNFPMPGEPGFPLNGMYAKPTNKQEEETMRTYLQQIRQETGLRLCEKVFDPQTDKPSKWWICFVKRQFMNKSLSAPGQ